tcaatgattaataaagtttgaggtttacgttgatgattatttccgcaagtttgaaattgttaagtttcgagaattttgtaaaattgaacttttatcattaattcaagattaataagtgaatcgatgaaaactctttacgaaaattggttaattagttactgtgtaactctcgagaaatcggggcgttacactctCGCTCcaccaagaaatgaagaaatggaGCAAAGATTATTGTCTACGCCTACAAGCATGAATATGATTTAGGAAACACAAGACAAtccatttctgaagaagaagaaaatttggTCAAATGCCATCAGGCATATTCTGAATGACCAATGGAAGAAAAGAATGAAGTTGTGTTGAACTGATAGATCATCTAAAGAGCAAAACGGCTGAAGCAAAGTCTGCAGAGATTAAAAGAACAATGGAAGCAGAACTTGTGAATGAGACAACATCTATCATAAAGTGAAATTTGTAGCTTAAAAGAACAGAATGAAGAACAAGCTTCACAGTCAATTCATCTGAAAGAACGCAGATTAGCTGAAACAAGTATCATCGTCTTAAGAATTGAATAAATGAAGAAGATTAATAAATATCgtttgaagaaagagtgaagaCGACATAAGCAGAATACACATGAGAAATCAAGCTCAAACTCAACGCAATCTACAAAGTCAAATCAAGTACACTTCCCATTGAAGAAAAGGCCAAGAAAGCTTTGTGCAAAAGTTTCAAGATGAAATCCCAAGATCTGACACAATGTTATGACGAAGATAAAGGAACTGTGGTGTCACTTGCACATTGTCATTTTTGTACACCAACGGATAAAGGTTCAGACCTATAGTACCGGCTGGATGGTAGATTACGTCTTTATGGCAAATGATCTCCATCAAACGGTACCACGCTTTGGCACAAGTACATTTTGTAACGTTTGATCCAACGACTAAAATCTTCATGAAGAAAAAGCTCCAACGACTCTAATCCATCTCACTGAAGTTTCAGAAGTATAAAGGAAAGAAGTGAAGACTTGAAGAGGTAGCGCTTATGCTGACAAAGATTGAGCTTCTATGCTCAAATCAATTAAGCGTGAAGAGAAGTCTCAGTGCTCATCACTCAGAGATAATCATCAATATGGTATGCTTCAACATGGAGAGTAGATTTTCTTAAGAGTCAAATTTTATGTAACTCTCTTATGTAATAGAAGATAAAGTATACACTAAAAGTCAAACCTCATCTAAAATACTTTATGTTTCATGAACTTAAATGCATCTGCCATCACTCTTATTAGAAAAGAGTACTTGTAGATGAAATGATCTTGAGAAAGATCGTTTGTGGAGAAGTCCTTTAAACTTGTTGTAAAGGAAGAGTCCTTCGAATACTTGTTCCTGGAGAGgcaaggggaaaataattgcgagaCCCTAAATTTTAGATATAGAATTAACTAAATAAATTCCTATTCACAATTAGGtttttgatgtatcgtgaaggaaacctgaacgagtGTTCACTGATTTTAATGActtaatgaaggagaaagttcaggaaatgacgaAGAATAGTACCATAGTTGCTATAGGTTATAACACGAgccttattcacttccgccttagggcgaaagcgttagaAAAGGGcaaatctgctcttaaagcactgtagaaccgaaattcaaaatctttagaggaatagaagaattgctcttattcctttccatgacaagtgtttcgacaaaaaaacctggactgtacgcacgatccatttcaattctcggaagtttccCAAAACTATGTTCTAACGACTCAAGAACCTTAGAATGAATCttagatgaagacttttttctattcagagcttctaacGTAGTTTCCATACGCGTTGACTTATTTCCttcgatgtttccaacctttcttcagaaggaagtttcctcatccgacatcaactgcaaaaagtaatttTTGGGGTTAAATCGATTTATACCGTtattggatcgtttgctttagttccaagaaacctgttttgagttctggaattctgtcgccagattctcacttataattcacagaggaatgtacAGAAAAAATCgcaatcgcgaaattttcatattcccgcgttttccatcttctatagagagcatgaaaaaaaatcaaaatcttcaTCACCATTGCccaccaaacccgcgagcttgaaggaggagaaggagaagaatatTTTCGTCATTTCTTGACTGATCGTCGCACTGTCAGTTGCTATACGTAGATATCGAGGTATGGATACtacttcttacctctgatcgtcaattctatCGCTTTTCTACGTCtctttttgtgctcaaagttttgagctttttgtaaaactatccaaataaccCGATTCTTCATTCTAAACTTCATCCCTACCATTTATACATCACAAATACTCAGCCGATgtccgccgattctcgccggatCGTTGTAGGTATTCAAAACTGCTCAAATatccatttttatgctgaggttccgctttttgaatcaaaaactctcgaatgagcttagcgtcagtaggattagtcgtcataaacttCGTTAGTAACAACCTCATTGTTGgttaatccgcaagtgtacggaattcacccggttttaaattatcgaaccacagggaattggtgtggcaattcagtttaagattcgagttcacggttggaaagcaaataaaattcagttttaagggttgattgttcaagtgattgagtgacaaacttaagaaatgtaagtgtgtgataacaatggtgatcttgccttgggttcttgcttaactaaatcagttttaaattaacctattcttcccacaaaaattctgagtctctccttgatgttatagcctatgtaatcatctatcaatgccttgtatagacaatcctctaaagtcaaaagataggttcaattccttgacaacctaaacatttgctaaaggcactaagcatgcaattcaggccaacaaaccccaacccctactctattcctagtagcaagcatagaagaggtaatcccatatcatgtccctaatctataacaaatttccattatattaaagaaaagcataaagctagctcatgatctaacttgaaacataaagcatagatatggaattcaagggtttactcagaagattcatgtgaagaaaaaggaaataagattaaaacatcaagagtcttacaaggaacccaaagcaaaaagatgtttagccaaacatggctatgaaatccatacaagagaAGAAAGGTAAAACCTGGATCATAGGACTtggagaaagctcctcaagcacTAGAACctaaaccctctcttctaacttattgaaatgtgtaaaaatgacaaaaggttccaagagaaatgcctaaaaaccaatttataggcaaaacaaacgagtctgggcgctcaggcgccatttcagagcgcctgagcgccaattccatgcaaaaaacatgcctctggaaggcaattggtGCCTAGGCGCTGGTtataagcgcctaggcgctctccCCAGATCCCCTCCATATTATgcctggcgcctaggcgcccatttcaagcgcctaggcgctcgtaCTCGCTGGAAAATGCTTTTTGACTTCTTTCTTAACTTCTCTTCAAGCTCCATCAAGTCTTCCATTAATcccaagcctcttgaccttccttctccttcagttatTGATCTGAAAACTTGAAACACAAGGCAAGGAAAATCCATaagctcaaagagctttgtTAGCAAAGAGGGGCCTCAATTATCAAAGGGAacacatgcaagtcctaaagtTACTtataatgcaagaaaagtccctataaaaccacaaaataactaaaacaaagcaaagacacaaagaaagataaaaatgcatgagaatgcatgaaacactacatgagactccacaaaaagactcaaaataagcaaagaaatgaccctaaaaacactactaaaatagggtcatcactcatcaaatttatttttcaaaatttcaactttgaatTTCTGAGTTAAAAACCTTGACCAAATTGTCCCTATTTTAGTTTttgacccgataatttttccgagctttaatttCTCCTAGACACGACCCATGATAACCTaagaatcaagtttgatcgaagaaaaagcgtcggGACACTAAAAATAGTGTCATGACCGAGAGCACCCTATAGGGGGGGTTTCTCTTTTCGCGAAAACTCGTCTTCTCGTGTTAAGTTATCGTACTCTGAAGCTTATAATGCTTCGTCTAACGTTAGTAAATATTGTTTGGTTAGTTCTGACTTGATTTGGTTGAATTCTGCTATGTTTTTCTCAAAGGTTCGACGGAGGAAATCTTTGGAGCTTTAGGAAAAGTAAGTGGAGAAACACTGTTGTGTGAAGCTAGAAAACCTAGAGGTGAGGGCAAAttaccttgctagttaatgACTTAGGCGTCGATAATTTCGACTTGTTCATTGTTTATTCTTATGATTGATTATGCgatctggaaaatgttttctgaggcttagGTCGTTGTTAATCAATAGAGACGTGTGTCTCGTGTTAAGTTCAAatgcatcataacgtttttaaaatcttattttgatcataataattttataatagAAGTTTCATTGAATCTTTAAGTACTGATAACTGATGAccaatattttacccattttacatagccttaatttgtcattattaatgattattcgtaattaattaACCTTGCTTGACATTGATTTCTAATATTTGGTCTAATTacttttattcttattttcaggtattatttgacatcaagggcattttggagaaTTGAGGAATTAAGATTTAATTGTGCTGGaatgaagattgtattttaggaaatactaagatttaatttcggaataaattaagtttgttATCTCtaagattcaaacttatttaggttgttattttaaaactctatctttaggatttattgttatcttttaggatttgattttgattaggatttgtgatctcagctcttatttaagggtttgtgctgagagaaacaatTACCTTTTACCTTCTGCTTAAAATTcaatataatttcatttttcagtaattattagagctctgctagggtttatgttTTTATTCCCTGCTTCCTCCAATTTAATTGCtgaattcgccccatccatggaaggctaactTCCTTTGAgcgaattcctttgcaaagtatatcgcgctcttgaggtataatgcttaatagaattcgcctgattagttttcttcatctctacttctgacgtaggtttgcttaattccttatgattagaaatagaagatgatgcatgttcgcttagttcatgttaggtCGTAACCggttcttaatcgcttagtttaggagtccgtgaattagttatcgcttagttaattaattctcacgaactaggaaactaataacaagaattgatctttagatacccatgattgagcagcgatatactgatcaaagggattcgtccgtctttacttgATTATATTAATCTATTTTTTACTTTCTGCTAGTCTTTTGAAACTGAATCACAACCCCCCCCCCTGAGTGTGTGCGTTTGTGCGTTTTAATATTGAATCTTTGTTGAACGATAATacttgggaaacgacctaggagtcacttcctagttactacagttttcttaattaattatttgtatcgggtacggcctcgatcaaatttggcgccgttgccggggattatCGTTCTTGCCAAAGGTTCAATAGAGTCAGTATTAGTATTAGTATTAGTAGTTCAAATTCAATCTCTGGCGTAGGTACTGGATTTGTTGCTGAAGGTAAGGAATAATGATTTTTGAAGGATAATTAGGCTGTAACTTCAAACGGCCGTATCTTTTGCTCCAAAACTCGGAATTCAACATAATttttatgcttttggggtagaaaaaaattccaattcatctGAAACGGCTTTGCCGTGAGATCGATTTTTAAAAACCCAAAAAGAGGCCTTTcgccaaaagtttttttttagggtttcgtaaaacaaaaaaaattactttcaaGTGATTCTTATTCTATTTCGGATACTTAGTGTTGCATGACTAGGGCGAATACTGGGTTTTTGCATCCATTTATTTCTGAAATAGATCGAGAATTTTATAGGTTAATTAGAGCACGTAGAGCTTTTGTTACTGATCCTCATTTaagtgattctgattctgaccttgattttgattctgaatttgttgCAGTTTCTGAAAACATGGCTGAAGAAGGACCGCGAGAGAGAACACTAAGGGAGCTGGCTGCACCTGATTTCACCTACGAAAGCTTGTGTATCCAGTATCCTGAGGATGTACCATGTGTACTCAAAACTGGACTAATCCATTTATTGCCTAAGTTTGGTGGTCTTGCAGGTGAAGATCCTCATATGCACATCAAGGAGTTTCGTACTGTCATATCCACCATGAAGCCTCCTGAGGTTGACAAAGATCATATCTGTTTGAAGGCTTTCCCTCATCCCCTTCAGGGAACTGCAAAGACCTGGTTGTATAACCGACCTCCTGCATCAATTGCAAGCTGGGACGACCTGAAAAGAATGTTTCTTGAGAAGTTCTTCCCTGCCTCTAggacaacttcaatcagaaaagACATCTCAGGAATCAGGCAGCTACATAGAGAGACTCTATATGAATACTGGGAAAGATTCAAGACACTATGTGTGAGCTGCCCCCATCACCAGATTTCCGACCAGCTCCTAGTTCAGTATTTCTATGAGGGTCTGCACAACATGGACAGAAATATCATTGATGCTGCTTGTGGAGGCGCATTGAATGACATGACTCCTACTGAAGCCAGGCGTTTGTTTGAGAAGATGGCTGCTAATTCTCAGCAGTTTAACACAAGGAGTAATGATGCTGTTAGAAGTGTTAGTGAGGTTGGGACAGATCCAAGGATGGACAAGCTTATGAAGAGGATGGAAACCATTGCCACCTCGGTTACTCAATTGGCCATGAACCAGAATAAACCTTCACAACAGGCAAAGGTTTGTGGCATTTGCACTAAAGACCATAATACTGATGTTTGTCCTATTCTGCAGGAACCTGAGAATCCTGAAGCATATGCTGCCAACATTTTCAATAATCAACCTCAGCAAAATTATGATTTGTCATCTAACAGATATAATCCTGGCTGGAGAAATCATCCAAATCTTAGATGGTCTGATCAGTCACAACCTGCCCAAGCACTGTTTCAGAATTATGCTAGACCATGAACCAGATCCTGATCCTGAAAAGGAGACAGAGACCATTGCCACAAGAACCTTCCACGTACAACCACCTTCCATTCCTCTTCCATTCCCTCCGAAAGCTATGCCAAGCAAAAAGAAGGAAGAGGTAGATAAGGGAATCTTGGAGATATTCAAGAAAGTGGAGGTGAACATACCTCTACTTGATGCACTCAAGCAAATTCCAAGATATGCGAAGTTTCTGAAAGAATTATGCACTCAGAAAAGGAAGCTGAAAGGAAATGAAAGAGTTCGCGTGGGGAGAAACGTTTCTGCAATCATAGGTAAAGCTGGTAAACCTGCTCCTGTTTCTGATGTTCCTGAAAAGTGTGAGGATCTAGGTACGTTTTCTGTTCCTTGTGTCATAGGTGATACTAAATTTGAGAGTGCCATGCTAGATCTAGGAGTTTAATTAACGTAATGCctatttctatttttaaatCTCTTTCACTTGGACCTTTGAAATCTACGGGTGTTGTCATCCAATTAGCAAATAGGAGCACTGCACACCCTGCTGGTTGGGTAGAGGATGTCTTGGTTAGGGTTGGTGAACTTGTTTTCCCTGGTGATTTTTATGTGCTTGAAATGGAAAAAGGATCTTCCCGTAATACAGTTCCTATCATTTTGGGGAGACAATTTTTAAAGATAGCCCGAACCAAGGTAGATGTTTATGCTGGTACACTGACTATGGAATTCGGTGATATTGTGGTTAGGATAAACATTTTTTATGCTATGAAACATCCACCTGAAGACTATTCTGTGTTTCAtattgatttgcttgatgaactgcttgatgatatgcttgatgaacatGAATCAGATTTCCTACATGATTCTGATTATCCTTCCCTAACTGGGTCATACACTTGTCATACATGTACTACTACTGAAATGTGTGATTCTTGCATTGATCAATTTTTGGACACTATTGTTGTTGACTCAGATGTTAAGAAATCTAATTGCACTTACACAGTTGTTGAAGTGCATGCTACAGAAACTGTATCTGCTAGTTTGGTTCCACCTGTTTTGCAGGCACCCGTATTGGAGCTTAAGCCCTTGCCAGATAACCTCAAGTACGCTTACTTGGAGGATGATAAGAAGCTCCCTGTCATTGTTTCCTCTCTCCTTTGTGAAAATCAAGAGGAAAAGTTGCTGCAAGTACTAAAGAAGCACAAGAAAGCTATTGGTTGGACTTTAGCTGACCTTCCTGGTATTAGTCCATCCATGTGCATGCATAGAATACTCTTGGAAGAAGGAGCGAAGCCAGTAAGACAACCACAAAGGAGACTCAACCCAGTGATACTTGATGTggtgaagaaggagatcaccAAGCTTCTACAAGCTGGAATTATATATCCGAACTCTGACAGCCCTTGGGTGAGCCCAGTTCAAGTGGTCCCTAAGAAGACAGGACTTACTGTAGTGAAGAATGAGAGAAACGAGCTTATCCCGACTCGAGTACAAAACAGTTGGAGAGTCTGCATTGATTATAGGAGGCTCaatctgtaagacccaagtttttaagttttggataagtgaaataaaatgcaagagtttattggatgaaataaatttatgaaggagaaggttcaggaaaagtccaaggattgtatcaaaaccgataaaagttatagcacgactaatattcgcctaatcttaggtcgaagaccctagggaatagttaatttatactttaggacacgatggaaactaattccaaaaatgttcagagaaatattagaatttcccttattcgtctataaacaagtatttcgacgcgaaaccctggaatgtacgaacgccaaattccaatcctcggaagtttgccgaaactaaaaccctgatagttcaagaaaacctaaaatcaaccgacgaagaagactttttccattcgaagcttcaaacgaagaatccacacgcgtacacccatttctcttcatgttttcaatctttcttcagaagaaagttttctcatccgacattcacttcaaaaagtaacttttcgggtaaaatagatttacaccgacttttgattgTTTATCTTAATTCCAAGAGaatctcttttgagttttggaattctgtcgccaacacctatcttagaattcacagaggaatgtgcaggaaaaatatcggaatcactcttatatttttatcttaactctatgagttaaatcctccgatatctaaactaatctgtaccggtttacaaaatatcattacgaaatatctttacaaaataattttacaaaatatctttacaaaatatctttacaaaaatatcttctcaaaaatatctatccatccttatccctccaccaagtcatccttatctaaactttgcaaaatatcttccatttccttcactatatataggttatagctagaaaatgaaaattttgcaaaaatCTTCACCCATTCagccccaaacccgcgagcacaaggaggagaggagaggaaaaatattttcgccgattctttcccgtttgcttcacagttcgttgctaatcgaagactacgaggtatagttactattcCTCACTTTCGATCGTCATTTCCGTCaattttctctagacttttctgagctcaaagtttggagctttttgtgaaattgtccaaatagctcgatttctctgtctaaacatcttccccacgtgcccaagagcacttctgtcggattagtttttccgtaatatcgccggaattccgccggaatcaatttttacctcaaatacccatttttggggcaaagtctcaatcttttagcttagaactctcgacttagcttagtgtcaataggattagttgtcataaacgtcgttattAACATTTCTAtcggattagtttttcaaaatttcgaTTTTTGATTTTCCGAGCTAAAActctgaccaaaatacccctgcttcagttttcgatccgaaaatttttacgagtttagattcgccttagttacgactaatgataacctaggaaccaagtttgatcgaagaaaaatcgacccacacaattaagggaagtggccgagagcaccctcaagggggggaggaaatccgactttttcgaacacttgtcttaacgcgttagattgtcgtaccacggagtgtGTAGTGTTCCGTGTACCCCTAGTACtgattgtttgctgagtttctgactcattgtgattgattaatgtgaaattgctttaaggttcgttcgaggaattcggaggacttgaggaggaagatcgtgaaggaaagttcaaggagcgagctggaaaatcaacaggtgagggctactctctgaattactagataatgctttaggtttcgacgaattcgacttgatttatgtgttatgcacttaattgctaaatgcctgaaatgttttctgaggcttcgaccgatcttgttgagtactggatgccatgatattgtgtgctaaatgattcacatgttatgtgctaaatggttaatctaggatgtgttggaatatgctgtttatgcttattgattgagctgataTATTTATGTGATTCCACTTATATCTCTgatactgaggagtgaggataacgggcaggtcatgccgaatttttatgagatttttgagagaatttgaaaggacgaacggagttcgggccttgttatattttaatggatcgagaccttctcagaaattgtttgggattatgggatccctgaaactcataggaagtattataagactaaatgaaacctattttctcaaggaaaattcataagacactaattaatctctaaaacccttgaacaatgataacaaccttagataagagcttagagcttgaatattagttttgaaaaaatgagaagtgtcgtcgagtccaagtcttgaggaaactaacaagtttccgagtatgcttatactctttcgctcgatgagcagtttattgtttggctatctaaagtttagccgggaactataagtttccaagtacattcgtactctttcgctcgatgagcagtttattgtttggctatctaaagtttagtcgggaactataagtttccatgtacattcgtactctttcgctcgatgagcagtttattgattggctatctaaagtttagccgggaaccatgagttccaaagtacattcttcttcttttgattaattcattttgtcgtagaatcgacatttaccttagggtattcttttagagacattaggttatttagaacacgtggcgacgtgtcgagtgaggtcggagacgttgtttggctaatcactttgcatccatgcactcattttgaggttaatacacggcgtgataccggacctcggtggattccaaaatggtcataagacccggatttccatatttaggacactacggtggtccttagtagcagacggaatggcagacctacgggttcactgctgatctgactacttttgtgtggtgtaagagacgcccgagcggaatggtcccactatggccggtgttagggctgactcgatggtgtccatccttcttccggaatgcatcttgtcaaccagcattgcatttcatgcaacatacatactgacttagttgctgagtgtgattggtacttgttaatcctatttgatgcatgctatttgttattatcatc
This portion of the Lotus japonicus ecotype B-129 chromosome 3, LjGifu_v1.2 genome encodes:
- the LOC130744437 gene encoding uncharacterized protein LOC130744437, whose amino-acid sequence is MTRANTGFLHPFISEIDREFYRLIRARRAFVTDPHLSDSDSDLDFDSEFVAVSENMAEEGPRERTLRELAAPDFTYESLCIQYPEDVPCVLKTGLIHLLPKFGGLAGEDPHMHIKEFRTVISTMKPPEVDKDHICLKAFPHPLQGTAKTWLYNRPPASIASWDDLKRMFLEKFFPASRTTSIRKDISGIRQLHRETLYEYWERFKTLCVSCPHHQISDQLLVQYFYEGLHNMDRNIIDAACGGALNDMTPTEARRLFEKMAANSQQFNTRSNDAVRSVSEVGTDPRMDKLMKRMETIATSVTQLAMNQNKPSQQAKVCGICTKDHNTDVCPILQEPENPEAYAANIFNNQPQQNYDLSSNRYNPGWRNHPNLRWSDQSQPAQALFQNYARP